From Cohaesibacter gelatinilyticus, the proteins below share one genomic window:
- a CDS encoding sensor histidine kinase: MSQVSMSQISMSLALLLSLLFLFLPTGGQAQSGRSLDLTQLPVKLMLGDDPAYADPDFADDDWKHHDVFAIGDRVARDGGLEVRFYWQRIHFDGAALPVLAKPALHIGVLVSGNILYLNGVEFARVAMQEKPFGGLDAGNDKGMPRVFAIPPNLLKQDGKNVLAIRSVRGALNASILAGPVEITEESTALSQSHGKTLFFVLFNSLSLFVFFLAFLVTLIVWLVSRETNGLGWLVLTFLTLQPHFIFNSSLALFLGLSVSPVIFPFLTANLAALSLVPMLEFSARHLKIKIRWYGRLLQLALLLLPFIPEVGSDFLFPIRRLDSLIWLVFLLLTFTLITWWAVRRALQPDRRAYPVIIGATAIWIGAALGLAGGDQWFYAKTGTSSGDITVPLFLISLAWAGMQPLFEARARLAKAQSEVIEAQEYERRRIAYDIHDGVGQWLSTIKLNLQMLQGQHRDGSVAQGVADVVCHVDAAISDTRRIAHDLSPAMIEKQGLIAAMQSHADVIRSRAGINVRIEIEDEQESGFDATSEGHLYRIYQEALQNAIKHGRATDIRVSFSRNGNQFRFMIKDNGTGFDTNAPSKGLGLASMHRRAELLDATLDVKSVAGKGTEVVVAR; the protein is encoded by the coding sequence ATGTCTCAGGTCTCAATGTCTCAGATCTCAATGTCTCTGGCCCTTCTGCTGAGTCTGTTGTTTCTGTTCTTGCCCACGGGTGGGCAGGCGCAGTCGGGTCGGTCACTCGATCTCACTCAACTTCCCGTCAAGCTGATGCTAGGGGACGATCCGGCCTATGCAGACCCTGACTTTGCCGATGATGACTGGAAGCATCATGATGTCTTTGCCATCGGCGATCGTGTTGCGCGCGATGGCGGGCTGGAAGTGCGCTTCTATTGGCAGCGGATCCATTTTGATGGGGCAGCTCTGCCCGTTCTTGCCAAGCCTGCCCTTCATATCGGTGTGCTTGTTTCGGGCAATATTCTTTATCTCAATGGGGTGGAATTTGCCCGCGTTGCCATGCAGGAAAAACCCTTTGGTGGCCTTGATGCGGGTAATGACAAAGGGATGCCCAGGGTTTTTGCCATTCCACCAAATCTCTTGAAGCAAGACGGGAAGAATGTGCTGGCCATTCGCTCGGTGCGCGGTGCGTTGAATGCTTCCATTCTGGCGGGGCCGGTTGAAATCACGGAAGAGAGCACAGCCCTTTCCCAATCGCACGGCAAGACGCTCTTTTTCGTGCTCTTTAACAGCTTGTCACTGTTCGTCTTTTTTCTTGCCTTCCTTGTCACGCTGATTGTCTGGCTGGTGAGCCGTGAGACAAACGGCCTTGGCTGGCTGGTGCTGACTTTCCTTACGTTGCAGCCGCATTTCATCTTCAATTCCAGTCTGGCCCTGTTTCTGGGCCTTTCAGTGTCGCCCGTGATTTTCCCCTTTCTGACGGCAAACCTGGCTGCATTATCGCTCGTGCCGATGCTGGAATTCTCGGCCCGGCATTTGAAGATCAAGATCAGATGGTATGGGCGTTTGCTGCAGCTGGCTCTGTTGCTGTTGCCCTTCATTCCGGAAGTCGGGTCTGATTTTCTCTTTCCCATCCGACGCCTTGACTCGCTGATCTGGCTGGTCTTTTTGTTGCTCACCTTCACGCTCATCACATGGTGGGCTGTGCGTCGCGCTCTGCAGCCGGATCGGCGGGCTTATCCCGTCATTATCGGGGCAACGGCCATCTGGATTGGGGCAGCTCTGGGTTTGGCTGGTGGCGACCAGTGGTTCTATGCCAAAACCGGGACGAGCTCGGGCGACATCACCGTCCCCCTCTTTCTCATCTCGCTGGCTTGGGCCGGGATGCAGCCTTTGTTCGAGGCACGGGCACGGCTGGCCAAGGCCCAAAGCGAGGTGATCGAAGCGCAGGAATATGAGCGCCGCCGCATTGCCTATGACATTCATGACGGGGTCGGGCAGTGGCTCTCCACCATCAAGCTGAATTTGCAAATGCTGCAAGGCCAGCACAGGGATGGATCTGTCGCGCAAGGTGTGGCCGATGTGGTCTGTCATGTGGATGCGGCCATTTCAGACACCCGCCGCATTGCCCACGATCTCTCACCCGCCATGATCGAAAAGCAAGGGCTGATTGCGGCCATGCAAAGCCATGCCGATGTTATCCGCTCCCGGGCGGGCATCAATGTGCGCATCGAGATTGAAGATGAACAAGAGAGCGGGTTTGATGCGACATCAGAGGGTCATCTTTATCGCATCTATCAGGAAGCCCTGCAAAACGCCATCAAGCATGGCCGGGCAACGGATATCCGTGTCTCCTTCTCCCGCAATGGCAACCAGTTCCGCTTCATGATCAAAGACAATGGCACGGGCTTTGACACCAATGCCCCCAGCAAAGGCTTAGGGTTAGCCTCCATGCACCGCCGCGCAGAGCTGCTGGATGCCACGCTGGATGTGAAGTCGGTGGCAGGTAAGGGCACCGAGGTGGTGGTTGCGCGGTGA
- a CDS encoding response regulator transcription factor: MSGEMRESEIGVVMADDHQIFLEGLSRLLAADERLCVLGTCNSGDDLIELAKAHEPDVAIIDISMPGPGPAGIVQQLDALDMGIKTLALTMHLEPSFARDLLSHGMDGYVVKEAAFDELVEAILTIQGGDQYLCRTLIDVLPSESALTDRERECLSGAARGLTAKMIARELDITERTVRFHFANACRKLGVQRVTEAVAAALKQRLIAA, from the coding sequence AGTGGGGAAATGAGGGAGAGTGAGATCGGCGTGGTGATGGCCGATGATCATCAGATTTTTCTGGAAGGGCTGTCGCGTTTGCTGGCGGCTGACGAGCGGCTTTGCGTGCTTGGCACCTGCAACAGCGGCGATGATCTGATCGAGCTGGCCAAAGCGCATGAACCCGATGTGGCGATCATCGATATTTCCATGCCGGGGCCGGGGCCTGCTGGCATCGTGCAGCAACTGGATGCGCTGGATATGGGCATCAAGACGCTGGCCCTGACCATGCATCTGGAGCCTTCCTTTGCGCGGGATCTGCTTTCCCATGGCATGGATGGCTATGTGGTCAAGGAAGCCGCCTTTGATGAGCTGGTGGAAGCGATCCTGACCATCCAAGGGGGCGATCAATATCTCTGCCGCACCCTGATTGATGTGCTGCCCAGCGAGAGCGCCCTGACGGATCGCGAGCGCGAATGCCTGTCCGGTGCGGCCCGTGGTCTGACCGCCAAGATGATTGCGCGGGAGCTGGATATCACCGAGCGGACCGTGCGCTTTCATTTTGCCAATGCCTGCCGCAAGTTGGGCGTGCAACGGGTGACCGAGGCCGTGGCTGCAGCGCTGAAGCAGCGCCTGATTGCTGCCTGA